The DNA window ACGCGCTTGCCGCACTGGGCCTCGCCGTCCACTTCGGATACGGCGGACTGCTCAACTTCGGTATGGCGGCGTTCATGGCGCTTGGGGCATACGGGTATGCCATTTCCATCCTGACCTTCGGGCTGCCGTGGTGGGCCGGAATCATCGTCGGTTGTCTGGCATCCGTCGTCTTCGCGCTCATCCTCGGTATTCCTACGCTGAGGCTGCGCGCCGACTACCTGGCGATCACGACGATCGCTGCAGCGGAGATCGTTCGACTGCTGTTCACAACCCAGGTCTTCGACGATGTCACCAACTCGGCAGACGGGCTCGGCAACTACCACGCGGGTTTCCGTGCCGCGAACCCCTTCCCGGAGGGGACATACGGCTTCGGACCGTGGACCTACAACGAGAACGGCTGGTGGGTCCGTGTCTTCGGCATCTGCCTTCTGGCCGTTGCCGTGCTCCTCGTCTGGCTGCTCATGCGCAGCCCGTGGGGTCGCGTGCTCAAGGGCATCCGTGAAGACGAGGACGCCGTGCGCGCGCTCGGCAAGAACGTCTTCGCTTACAAGATGCAGGCGCTCATTGTCGGTGGTGTCTTCGGCGCACTCGGCGGGGTGGTGTTCGCACTCCCCTCTGCCGTCGTGCCAAGTGTCTATGTGACAAGCCTGACCTTCTTCATCTGGACCATCCTCCTGCTCGGCGGTGCCGCCACGGTCTTCGGCCCATTGCTCGGTGCCGTGATCTTCTGGGTGATCATGGGCTTCCTCTCCAATGTCCTTCCCGAGCTCGCGTCGAGCGGCATCCTGCCGTTCATGTCGACGACTCAGGCAGCGACGGTCCGCTACATCCTCGTCGGACTCGCCCTGATGCTGATCGTCATTTATCGACCACAGGGCATCCTCGGAAACAAGAAGGAGCTGACCTTTGTCAAGTAGCGACGCAGCATCCGTCAAACCGGTGAAATCCACCGGACTTCACATCGGCGACGCCGTTCCCGGCGTCGCGAAGGTCGACCCGATCATCATCGCCGACAACGTGACCAGGCAGTTCGGCGGGCTCAAGGCCGTCGACGTCGAACACCTCGAAATTCCCCGGAATGCCATCACGGCGCTGATCGGACCCAACGGGGC is part of the Mycetocola zhujimingii genome and encodes:
- a CDS encoding branched-chain amino acid ABC transporter permease, with translation MDWGSILSNTASWLISPETIAYALAALGLAVHFGYGGLLNFGMAAFMALGAYGYAISILTFGLPWWAGIIVGCLASVVFALILGIPTLRLRADYLAITTIAAAEIVRLLFTTQVFDDVTNSADGLGNYHAGFRAANPFPEGTYGFGPWTYNENGWWVRVFGICLLAVAVLLVWLLMRSPWGRVLKGIREDEDAVRALGKNVFAYKMQALIVGGVFGALGGVVFALPSAVVPSVYVTSLTFFIWTILLLGGAATVFGPLLGAVIFWVIMGFLSNVLPELASSGILPFMSTTQAATVRYILVGLALMLIVIYRPQGILGNKKELTFVK